A genomic stretch from Candidatus Hydrogenisulfobacillus filiaventi includes:
- a CDS encoding conserved protein of unknown function (Evidence 4 : Unknown function but conserved in other organisms) produces the protein MALRRRRPGGEGGGLPMRRRLPGLALAAALLAGCGGPRSGHAIGAMPGPVQQVLDTRTLAGPTIAAGILTLTGHKADLASDTLPGYYSYGPARGGPDGSYYVDVEVPVNLGAVSRRLGYPARPVRSTAYRGLDWIPVVPLRGMAGDRLYFNPRTGYASFLFRLEPDGAVLDESWDAVAVNS, from the coding sequence GTGGCGCTCCGGCGCCGCCGGCCGGGCGGGGAGGGGGGCGGTCTGCCCATGCGGAGGAGGTTGCCGGGCCTGGCCCTGGCGGCGGCACTGCTGGCCGGCTGCGGCGGGCCGCGGTCCGGACACGCCATTGGCGCCATGCCCGGGCCCGTGCAGCAGGTGCTGGACACCCGGACCCTTGCCGGGCCCACCATTGCCGCCGGGATCCTCACCCTGACGGGACATAAGGCCGACCTGGCCAGTGATACCCTGCCCGGATACTATTCGTATGGACCCGCCCGTGGGGGCCCTGACGGCAGCTATTACGTCGACGTGGAGGTCCCCGTCAACCTCGGCGCGGTCTCCCGCCGGCTGGGATATCCGGCCCGGCCGGTACGATCCACCGCCTACCGGGGTCTGGACTGGATTCCGGTGGTGCCGTTGCGGGGGATGGCGGGCGATCGCTTGTACTTCAATCCGCGGACCGGTTATGCCTCCTTTCTGTTCCGGCTCGAACCGGATGGGGCAGTCCTGGATGAATCCTGGGATGCGGTGGCCGTGAACAGCTGA
- a CDS encoding protein of unknown function (Evidence 5 : Unknown function) — MGATAPDFEAFWRHYLEGHSRTGTRLWHFAGIGLGLLSALLFALTGAWWYLGLAPAAAYSSSILSHLTVEHGRPTSLEHPWWAARAALRLFRRMLQRGVAADLATLSRQA; from the coding sequence ATGGGCGCGACCGCGCCGGACTTCGAAGCCTTCTGGCGTCACTACCTGGAAGGCCACAGCCGCACCGGCACCCGCCTCTGGCACTTCGCCGGCATCGGCCTCGGCTTGCTGAGTGCGCTGCTCTTCGCACTCACCGGGGCCTGGTGGTACCTGGGACTGGCCCCGGCCGCCGCGTATTCATCGTCCATCCTCAGCCATCTCACGGTGGAGCATGGGCGGCCCACCAGCCTCGAGCATCCCTGGTGGGCCGCCCGGGCTGCTCTGCGCCTCTTCCGGCGCATGCTGCAGCGGGGGGTGGCGGCCGATTTGGCCACCCTCAGCCGGCAGGCATAG
- a CDS encoding Biotin/lipoate A/B protein ligase yields MDRWRLLDPGPMPAWQQMALDLAVMRARSAGRAPDTLRFMEFRPHAALVGYHQAVDLEVDRAACAERGVEVNRRVTGGGAIYMDARQLGWEISLSKADTRLPPDPNTVYRRLSAIVVRTLEHWGIPAQFRPLNDIEVGGRKISGTGGAEWGSAMIYQGTILVDFDIETMLHVLRLPIEKLTDKLVDSYRQRIVTMREILGYAPTLDAVKAAMVSAVEEVLGVAVEPGSLTSYEEEEWGRVRDDFARPEWIDRRRAPAGQELVSAAYKAPGGLLRAHLVVDRKAGRIRRAFLTGDFFVYPERAVLDLEAALKEAPADPEALEAIVIAHYRQADAPRYLGVEPADWVSVLTRALGSQSDPKGALAG; encoded by the coding sequence ATGGACCGCTGGCGGCTGCTCGATCCGGGGCCCATGCCGGCGTGGCAGCAGATGGCGCTGGACCTGGCGGTGATGCGGGCCCGATCCGCCGGCCGGGCTCCCGATACCCTCCGCTTCATGGAGTTCCGCCCCCACGCCGCCCTGGTGGGGTATCACCAGGCCGTGGACCTGGAAGTCGACCGGGCGGCCTGCGCCGAGCGGGGGGTGGAGGTGAACCGGCGGGTGACCGGGGGCGGCGCCATCTACATGGACGCCCGGCAGCTGGGGTGGGAGATCAGCCTGTCCAAGGCGGATACCCGCCTGCCGCCGGACCCCAACACCGTCTACCGCCGTCTCTCCGCGATTGTGGTGCGCACCCTGGAGCACTGGGGCATCCCCGCCCAGTTCCGGCCCCTCAACGATATCGAGGTGGGCGGCCGGAAGATCTCGGGCACCGGGGGTGCGGAATGGGGCAGCGCCATGATCTACCAGGGCACTATCCTGGTGGATTTCGATATCGAGACCATGCTCCATGTGCTGCGCCTGCCGATCGAGAAGCTCACCGATAAACTGGTGGATTCCTACCGGCAGCGGATTGTCACCATGCGCGAGATCCTCGGGTACGCCCCCACCCTGGACGCGGTCAAGGCCGCTATGGTGTCGGCGGTGGAGGAAGTGCTGGGGGTGGCGGTGGAACCGGGTTCCCTCACCTCTTATGAAGAGGAGGAATGGGGGCGCGTCCGGGACGACTTCGCCCGTCCGGAATGGATCGACCGCCGGCGCGCCCCCGCCGGGCAGGAGCTGGTATCCGCCGCCTATAAGGCGCCAGGGGGCCTCCTGCGCGCCCACCTGGTGGTGGACCGCAAGGCCGGCCGCATCCGGCGGGCTTTTCTCACCGGCGACTTCTTCGTCTATCCCGAGCGGGCGGTCCTGGATCTGGAGGCTGCCCTGAAGGAGGCGCCGGCCGACCCGGAGGCGCTGGAGGCCATTGTCATCGCCCATTACCGGCAAGCCGACGCCCCCCGCTATCTGGGCGTGGAACCGGCCGACTGGGTATCCGTGCTGACCCGGGCCCTGGGCAGCCAATCCGACCCGAAAGGGGCGTTAGCTGGATGA
- a CDS encoding Radical SAM protein → MKTEKGTLRVVREVAQDVEDRPPLEERYESPRYVQTSLAGAITLGYEKGKFARPETELHGLNVLTTYPENCTANCSYCGMSRERPVTREEGTFIRVKWPVVEVDDLIDRANTMRHQMKRVCVGMLANRRSLPDSLQIIRRFRERSHLLISGLITATLIKDRSQLEAIRDAGADRVDVAIDAATEELFNQHRGLPVRGPHRWDHFWWVVEQATTVFPPGTVGIHLVVGLGETEAELLAAVQKAQDMGVETHLFSFNPEPGTLLQDWPQPPMGQYRRCQLGRYLINERGWGLEHFRFNRLGQVVDYGLPAEELKAVVDSGRPFMTSGCPDHAGETACNRPYGNGRPSQPLRNFPFLPNAADLEEIRQQLWGDWAGADDDEHSELA, encoded by the coding sequence ATGAAGACCGAGAAAGGCACCCTGCGCGTGGTGCGGGAAGTGGCCCAGGATGTGGAGGACCGCCCGCCGCTGGAGGAGCGGTACGAAAGCCCCCGCTATGTCCAGACCTCCCTGGCCGGCGCCATCACCCTCGGCTACGAGAAGGGCAAATTCGCCCGGCCGGAAACTGAGCTGCACGGGCTGAACGTCCTCACCACCTATCCCGAAAACTGCACCGCCAACTGCTCGTATTGCGGTATGTCCCGCGAGCGCCCGGTGACCCGGGAGGAGGGGACCTTCATCCGGGTCAAGTGGCCGGTGGTGGAGGTGGACGACCTTATCGACCGCGCCAACACCATGCGCCACCAGATGAAGCGGGTGTGCGTGGGCATGCTGGCCAACCGCCGCTCCCTACCCGACTCCCTGCAGATCATCCGCCGCTTCCGGGAGCGTAGCCATCTCCTCATCTCCGGTCTCATCACCGCTACGCTCATCAAGGACCGCAGCCAGCTGGAGGCTATCCGCGACGCCGGAGCCGACCGGGTGGATGTGGCCATCGACGCCGCCACCGAGGAGCTCTTCAACCAGCACCGGGGCCTGCCGGTGCGGGGGCCGCACCGCTGGGACCACTTCTGGTGGGTGGTGGAGCAGGCTACCACCGTCTTCCCCCCGGGTACGGTGGGCATCCACCTGGTGGTGGGGCTGGGCGAGACGGAGGCCGAGCTGCTGGCCGCGGTGCAGAAGGCCCAGGACATGGGGGTGGAGACCCACCTCTTCTCCTTCAACCCCGAGCCCGGCACCCTGCTGCAGGACTGGCCGCAACCGCCCATGGGACAGTACCGCCGCTGCCAGCTCGGCCGCTACCTCATCAACGAGCGCGGATGGGGTCTGGAGCACTTCCGCTTCAACCGCCTGGGCCAGGTGGTGGACTACGGCCTGCCGGCGGAGGAACTGAAGGCCGTCGTGGATTCCGGCCGGCCTTTCATGACCTCCGGCTGCCCCGACCACGCAGGGGAGACCGCCTGCAACCGCCCTTACGGCAACGGACGGCCCAGCCAGCCGCTGCGGAACTTCCCCTTCCTGCCGAATGCGGCCGACCTGGAGGAGATCCGCCAACAACTCTGGGGCGATTGGGCGGGTGCGGACGATGATGAGCACAGCGAACTGGCTTGA
- a CDS encoding conserved protein of unknown function (Evidence 4 : Unknown function but conserved in other organisms), with the protein MTVARDASDLEYWRAFFQEHPLAYQVLKHTWTYGPDTPTIIRKRLLGHRSGVGVEVIREAYALLLEAGLVERMPGKELDRNQLTSSVKKTLKRRAKYHTPRKTHTYYRLSRTGELVARALIHAEG; encoded by the coding sequence ATGACGGTGGCGCGGGATGCCTCCGACCTCGAGTACTGGCGGGCCTTCTTCCAGGAACACCCGCTTGCCTACCAGGTTCTGAAGCACACCTGGACCTACGGCCCTGATACCCCCACCATCATCCGCAAGCGCTTGCTGGGTCATCGGAGCGGGGTGGGGGTGGAGGTCATCCGCGAGGCCTATGCCCTGCTGCTGGAGGCCGGGCTGGTCGAGCGCATGCCCGGCAAGGAGCTGGACCGTAACCAGCTCACATCCTCGGTTAAGAAGACCCTCAAGCGGCGGGCGAAATACCATACCCCGCGCAAGACCCATACCTACTACCGGCTGAGCCGGACCGGCGAACTGGTGGCCCGGGCCCTCATTCACGCGGAGGGTTAG
- a CDS encoding protein of unknown function (Evidence 5 : Unknown function), which produces MDGRDSAGLLGLLAEVLQHRTLHHVYQPIWSLPHGTLLGYEALARPPGGTVPEALWDLAAATRWWPELDLLALERALRGGRHLPGRLFLNVSARFLELEGETRERALSLFARYRPRLDTVALEITETALTDAIRASAGARFWQGRGVALALDDAGTGASLPERVPLLRPDFVKIDRELTRRWAGGEPEPLLQWSSWARTIGAGIIAEGVEDRHALAGLTLLTPLAVQGFALGPPRPPEAWTPEEMARWAPPGPPAAVPAGGPPRPPALPEADQDAWFWRRHRRTERLLALARDLTVPVLVAGWFLHPAHHLPLSLPPLLAGAAGIGWSLGATWYTGRHREVNPWWGYGSTAADAFWTAAWIAATGGRVSPYLPLLFWQVLWALIRLPRGAAAAAITLLVGLYALETGAVNTMALYLAVMVGTIAVWKRLFEKEADSQVRDSETGWLAREYGTFLLEQALRAGTAVAAILLDVDPPPGGDSSPEPAVLRTLGSLCEATLSGEHALIRYSGREVLVLCPACDPGTAAGAADRLRQAVSHTAFPLWGQHGRLHLTISAGVAVACPGTGVQALLEAAEAALAQAAARRNATVTAAPAG; this is translated from the coding sequence ATGGACGGCCGTGACTCCGCAGGCCTCCTGGGCCTGCTGGCGGAAGTGCTGCAGCACCGCACCCTGCACCATGTGTACCAGCCCATCTGGTCGCTGCCCCATGGCACGCTGCTGGGGTATGAGGCCCTGGCCCGCCCGCCGGGAGGGACGGTCCCGGAAGCGCTCTGGGACCTGGCCGCCGCCACCCGCTGGTGGCCGGAGCTGGACCTCCTGGCCCTGGAAAGGGCCCTGCGGGGTGGCCGGCATCTCCCGGGCCGGCTGTTTCTCAATGTCTCCGCCCGCTTCCTCGAACTGGAGGGCGAAACCCGGGAACGGGCCCTCAGCCTGTTTGCCCGCTACCGCCCCCGGCTGGACACGGTCGCCTTGGAGATCACCGAGACCGCGCTGACGGATGCCATCCGGGCCAGTGCCGGGGCCCGCTTCTGGCAGGGGCGGGGCGTAGCGCTGGCCCTGGATGATGCCGGGACCGGCGCCAGCCTGCCGGAACGGGTACCCCTGCTGCGGCCCGATTTCGTGAAAATCGACCGGGAGCTCACCCGACGGTGGGCGGGCGGGGAGCCCGAGCCCCTGCTGCAGTGGAGCAGCTGGGCCCGCACCATCGGTGCCGGCATCATCGCGGAGGGAGTGGAGGATCGCCATGCCCTGGCCGGGCTGACCCTGCTGACCCCCCTGGCGGTGCAGGGGTTCGCCCTGGGCCCGCCACGCCCGCCGGAAGCGTGGACACCGGAAGAGATGGCACGCTGGGCGCCGCCGGGCCCGCCGGCCGCCGTCCCGGCCGGAGGCCCGCCCCGCCCGCCCGCCCTGCCCGAGGCGGACCAGGACGCCTGGTTCTGGCGCCGGCACCGCCGGACGGAACGGCTGCTGGCCCTGGCGCGCGACCTCACCGTGCCCGTGCTGGTGGCCGGCTGGTTTCTCCATCCCGCCCACCACCTGCCGCTTTCCCTCCCGCCGCTGCTGGCCGGGGCAGCCGGCATCGGCTGGAGCCTGGGTGCCACCTGGTATACCGGGCGCCACCGGGAGGTCAACCCCTGGTGGGGGTACGGATCCACCGCTGCGGACGCCTTCTGGACCGCCGCCTGGATCGCGGCCACCGGCGGCAGGGTTAGCCCCTATCTGCCGCTGCTGTTCTGGCAGGTACTATGGGCGCTTATCCGGCTGCCGCGGGGGGCGGCAGCCGCGGCCATCACCCTGCTGGTGGGCCTCTACGCGCTGGAAACGGGGGCGGTGAACACCATGGCCCTCTACCTGGCAGTCATGGTGGGCACCATCGCCGTCTGGAAGCGGCTGTTCGAAAAAGAGGCGGACAGCCAGGTGCGCGACAGCGAGACCGGATGGCTGGCGCGGGAATACGGCACCTTCCTCCTGGAGCAGGCCCTGCGCGCGGGAACGGCGGTGGCTGCCATCCTTCTGGATGTGGACCCTCCCCCGGGCGGGGACAGCAGCCCCGAACCGGCGGTGCTCCGGACCCTCGGCAGCCTCTGCGAGGCCACCCTAAGCGGGGAGCACGCCCTCATCCGCTACAGCGGGCGGGAAGTGCTGGTGCTATGCCCGGCCTGCGATCCGGGCACGGCGGCGGGAGCCGCCGACCGCCTGCGGCAGGCCGTCAGCCACACCGCCTTTCCCCTCTGGGGACAACACGGCCGCCTCCACCTGACCATCAGCGCCGGGGTGGCGGTGGCCTGTCCCGGCACTGGCGTGCAGGCACTCCTGGAGGCGGCGGAGGCAGCCCTGGCCCAGGCCGCTGCCCGACGTAACGCCACCGTCACCGCTGCCCCGGCGGGCTAG
- a CDS encoding Ligase, with translation MMPIYLAGPVDWLTSQALYHALPVMGEEGVVLCWPTSPYVCIGRHQDLADVDPAAGVPVVRRKVGGTLVYLDDRQIFYQVILRPAGRNRTPGGWYRQALEPVVGYLREQGLDAELREPADILVDGRKVSGNGGGYIGDMAVVVGNLLLDFPVDRMAEVRASPHPAFRSAFRDSMRRQLTTLRRYPAFAELSMQAVMEGLAGTYAAYLGGEVRPVPWERWRDPVAAVGRSLIDPDWLAQERLSGRMQQVKVREGVFVRALPLADGRMLIAEVDTAARRLLAIWGLNESLPVPLDLAAVEQLAARGGPYAALPDLLEASGSLSRAGR, from the coding sequence GTGATGCCCATCTACCTGGCCGGTCCCGTCGACTGGTTGACCTCGCAGGCCCTCTACCACGCGCTGCCGGTGATGGGGGAGGAAGGGGTGGTGCTCTGCTGGCCCACCTCGCCGTACGTCTGCATCGGCCGGCATCAGGACCTGGCCGACGTGGACCCGGCTGCCGGGGTACCGGTGGTCCGCCGTAAGGTAGGGGGCACGCTGGTCTACCTGGACGACCGCCAAATCTTCTATCAGGTCATCCTCCGCCCCGCGGGCCGCAACCGCACGCCCGGCGGGTGGTACCGCCAGGCCCTGGAACCGGTGGTCGGCTACCTCCGGGAGCAGGGACTGGATGCTGAGCTGCGGGAACCCGCGGATATCCTGGTTGACGGTCGCAAGGTCTCCGGCAACGGGGGCGGGTACATCGGCGACATGGCGGTGGTGGTCGGCAACCTGCTACTGGATTTCCCGGTCGACCGCATGGCGGAGGTGCGGGCAAGCCCCCACCCGGCGTTCCGGAGCGCCTTCCGGGACAGCATGCGGCGGCAGCTGACCACCCTGCGCCGCTATCCTGCCTTCGCGGAGCTATCCATGCAAGCGGTGATGGAGGGGCTGGCAGGCACCTACGCGGCGTATCTCGGCGGGGAGGTCCGCCCGGTGCCCTGGGAGCGCTGGCGTGACCCGGTGGCGGCTGTGGGCCGCTCCCTGATCGATCCGGACTGGCTGGCTCAGGAGCGGCTGAGCGGCCGGATGCAGCAGGTAAAGGTGCGGGAAGGCGTTTTCGTGCGGGCCCTACCCCTGGCGGACGGCCGCATGCTTATCGCCGAGGTGGATACCGCCGCCCGCCGCCTGCTGGCGATCTGGGGCCTCAACGAGTCCCTGCCGGTTCCCCTGGACCTGGCGGCCGTGGAGCAGCTGGCTGCCCGCGGCGGCCCATACGCCGCCCTGCCCGACCTTCTGGAAGCTTCCGGCTCCCTCTCCAGGGCCGGACGCTAA
- a CDS encoding Elp3 domain-containing protein, with protein MMSTANWLEERVEDLVARARATSRAHFPAEILFAAPSQKHYDGGEYRNEPHHFETISVTGSACALKCDHCGTRILQSMHAAKSPARFRSLGIELAQQGAEGVLVSGGCLEDGTVPLDRFLDALAELKAQGMRVLVHSGLVRPEVARGLKAAGVDQVLLDIIGDNDTIREVYHLDRTVEAYRESLRLLAENGLAAVPHVVVGLHYGRIRGEFEALRMIQEEGAAQLVIVVLEPLPGTAMAGLPPVPAEDVARVLAAARLMMPEMPISLGCAKPPGPVKEAMERYAVDVGVQSIAYPLPATIAYARSQGVTARYHQQCCSVL; from the coding sequence ATGATGAGCACAGCGAACTGGCTTGAGGAACGGGTGGAGGACCTGGTGGCGCGCGCCCGCGCCACCAGCCGCGCCCATTTCCCGGCCGAAATCCTCTTCGCGGCCCCCAGCCAGAAGCATTACGACGGCGGGGAGTACCGCAACGAGCCGCATCACTTTGAGACCATCAGCGTCACCGGCAGCGCCTGCGCCCTTAAGTGCGACCATTGCGGCACCCGCATCCTGCAGAGTATGCACGCAGCCAAAAGCCCCGCCCGCTTCCGCAGCCTCGGCATCGAACTGGCCCAGCAGGGGGCGGAGGGGGTCCTGGTCAGCGGCGGGTGCCTGGAGGACGGCACCGTCCCCCTGGACCGTTTCCTTGACGCCCTGGCGGAACTGAAGGCGCAGGGCATGCGGGTGCTGGTCCACTCCGGCCTGGTGCGGCCGGAGGTGGCCCGCGGCTTGAAGGCGGCCGGGGTGGACCAGGTGCTGCTGGATATCATCGGGGACAATGACACCATCCGTGAGGTCTACCATCTGGATCGTACGGTGGAGGCATACCGGGAGTCCCTGCGGCTCCTGGCGGAAAACGGTCTGGCTGCCGTACCGCATGTGGTGGTGGGCCTGCACTACGGGCGCATCCGGGGCGAGTTCGAGGCCCTGCGCATGATCCAGGAGGAGGGGGCCGCTCAGCTGGTGATTGTGGTGCTGGAGCCACTGCCTGGCACCGCGATGGCGGGCCTGCCGCCGGTGCCGGCGGAGGACGTGGCGCGGGTGCTCGCCGCGGCCCGGCTGATGATGCCGGAGATGCCCATCTCCCTGGGATGCGCCAAGCCCCCGGGCCCGGTGAAGGAGGCCATGGAGCGCTATGCAGTGGACGTGGGGGTACAAAGCATCGCCTACCCCCTGCCGGCCACCATCGCCTATGCCCGTAGTCAGGGCGTGACCGCCCGCTACCACCAGCAGTGCTGCTCGGTACTCTAG
- the gcvH gene encoding Glycine cleavage system H protein → MALNKSVPVRWQVLEDRFYDQYHQWSQVEDAVITMGVTDYVQDSAGDILYVSLPKPGTELKAGEPWGSLESGKWVGQLYAPFDGVVIAANEAVEEAPGVVNQDPYHKGWLIKVKPAVPAGFAVSRLMGPERYRAMLAELETEEL, encoded by the coding sequence ATGGCGCTCAACAAGTCGGTCCCCGTCCGCTGGCAGGTGCTGGAGGACCGCTTCTATGACCAGTACCATCAGTGGTCGCAGGTGGAGGATGCGGTGATTACCATGGGGGTCACCGACTACGTACAGGACTCCGCCGGGGACATCCTCTATGTGTCCCTGCCTAAGCCGGGCACGGAGCTGAAGGCCGGGGAACCCTGGGGCAGCCTGGAATCGGGCAAGTGGGTCGGCCAGCTTTACGCGCCCTTCGACGGGGTGGTGATCGCGGCCAACGAGGCCGTTGAGGAGGCCCCCGGGGTGGTGAACCAGGATCCCTATCACAAGGGCTGGCTGATCAAGGTGAAGCCGGCCGTGCCGGCCGGATTCGCGGTCAGCCGCCTCATGGGCCCCGAGCGCTACCGCGCCATGCTGGCGGAACTGGAAACGGAGGAGCTCTAA
- a CDS encoding protein of unknown function (Evidence 5 : Unknown function) → MGSRTPDKVWAIFEEDHDHLLRILDRMAVEAPADVVAEEAGFAGLLSRHFRDEEEILLPFLEQHGEDAENVRHHVAEHLAILRLNEQVLEYARAGLADLARQSAARLRLLLVQHVEHENESLYPEAERNVSPGERGLIRNLVQGRRQQEDAGTGA, encoded by the coding sequence ATGGGGAGCCGGACCCCGGACAAGGTTTGGGCCATCTTTGAAGAGGATCACGACCATCTGCTGCGCATCCTCGACCGCATGGCGGTGGAGGCGCCGGCGGACGTGGTGGCGGAGGAGGCCGGTTTTGCCGGCCTGCTGTCCCGGCATTTCCGGGATGAGGAGGAGATCCTGCTGCCCTTCCTGGAACAGCATGGCGAGGATGCCGAGAACGTGCGCCACCATGTGGCCGAGCACCTGGCCATCCTCCGCCTGAACGAACAGGTGCTGGAATACGCGCGCGCGGGTCTTGCCGACCTGGCCCGGCAGAGCGCCGCCCGCCTGCGCCTGCTGCTGGTCCAGCATGTGGAGCATGAAAACGAGAGCCTGTATCCCGAGGCGGAGCGCAACGTCTCCCCCGGCGAGCGCGGTCTCATCCGCAACCTGGTGCAAGGGCGCCGGCAGCAGGAGGACGCGGGAACAGGCGCCTAA
- a CDS encoding protein of unknown function (Evidence 5 : Unknown function) produces MRRRIMPVAVRTALEAEIMPTVVTFYPRAYHTRGRPMQPAAGRSAKEGYDGGAGCLRPRVLAGLLPGTPACLPGSEAHLDLRP; encoded by the coding sequence TTGAGGCGCCGGATCATGCCGGTCGCGGTACGCACAGCATTGGAGGCCGAGATCATGCCCACGGTTGTCACCTTCTATCCCCGAGCCTACCATACCCGTGGACGGCCGATGCAACCGGCCGCGGGGCGCAGTGCCAAGGAGGGATATGACGGTGGCGCGGGATGCCTCCGACCTCGAGTACTGGCGGGCCTTCTTCCAGGAACACCCGCTTGCCTACCAGGTTCTGAAGCACACCTGGACCTACGGCCCTGA
- a CDS encoding protein of unknown function (Evidence 5 : Unknown function), with amino-acid sequence MVDTGTFTQIVVVGRSSMLCQTLARWLSEIGNGTARVLEPSGLAAATAADAILLLLEDEADLALLQRLSALPAGSRPHRLLLFPELHWPLMERAAHAGHVDAIIGPPVSARLVRRVLDLMAGCTHHPRPLWVLAGGMPDVLPDAGPLPPSGAPPGGPVSLTPRERGILTLLDRDYSNQEIARLLVISPHTVKRRLEHLFRTLAVSSRMEAVHIAHRNGLLRTRRTDAAGQPRAGCSAP; translated from the coding sequence ATGGTGGATACGGGTACCTTCACTCAAATCGTGGTCGTAGGACGTTCCAGCATGCTATGCCAGACCCTGGCGCGCTGGCTGAGCGAAATCGGCAACGGGACGGCCAGGGTGCTGGAGCCCTCGGGCCTGGCCGCGGCCACCGCGGCCGATGCCATCCTGCTCCTATTGGAGGACGAAGCGGATCTCGCCCTGCTGCAACGTCTTTCCGCCCTCCCGGCCGGCTCCCGGCCGCACCGCCTGCTCCTGTTTCCGGAACTGCACTGGCCGCTGATGGAACGGGCCGCGCACGCGGGGCACGTGGACGCCATCATCGGCCCCCCGGTCTCCGCCCGCCTGGTCCGGAGGGTCTTGGACCTGATGGCCGGCTGCACCCACCACCCCCGTCCGCTCTGGGTGCTCGCGGGAGGCATGCCCGACGTGCTGCCGGACGCTGGTCCCCTGCCGCCGTCCGGGGCGCCCCCGGGCGGCCCGGTGTCCCTCACCCCGCGGGAACGGGGAATCCTGACCCTCCTCGACCGCGACTACAGCAACCAGGAGATTGCCCGCCTGCTGGTGATCTCCCCCCATACGGTCAAGCGCCGCCTCGAGCACCTCTTCCGCACGCTGGCGGTCAGTTCCCGCATGGAGGCCGTACATATCGCCCACCGCAACGGGCTCCTGCGCACCCGCCGGACGGACGCCGCCGGCCAGCCGCGGGCGGGCTGCTCCGCGCCGTAA
- a CDS encoding membrane protein of unknown function (Evidence 5 : Unknown function), which produces MITGKPAGRRRVGLQLVWPFLLLIGLAGAAATALSVPTGCPDNGLVDCRAVLATGAVAGIPVWGWGFLWAAAGCTRLGRSAVWAVAGLLGLGWAVGNEVAAGHLCLWCTVAQVGLAGWAVSRLLAAGARRASPPGQR; this is translated from the coding sequence ATGATCACCGGCAAGCCGGCCGGGCGCCGGCGGGTCGGGCTACAGCTGGTTTGGCCGTTTCTTCTGCTCATCGGGTTGGCAGGGGCGGCAGCCACTGCCCTCTCCGTGCCTACCGGCTGCCCGGACAACGGGCTGGTCGACTGCCGGGCGGTGCTGGCGACGGGGGCAGTGGCCGGGATTCCGGTCTGGGGCTGGGGCTTCCTGTGGGCGGCGGCCGGGTGTACCCGGCTGGGACGCTCGGCCGTCTGGGCGGTGGCTGGTCTCCTCGGCCTGGGGTGGGCCGTCGGCAACGAGGTGGCGGCCGGTCACCTCTGCCTCTGGTGCACGGTAGCGCAAGTGGGACTGGCGGGTTGGGCGGTAAGCCGCCTACTGGCGGCGGGCGCCCGCCGGGCTAGCCCGCCGGGGCAGCGGTGA
- a CDS encoding conserved protein of unknown function (Evidence 4 : Unknown function but conserved in other organisms), translating to MGMISASNAVRTATGMIRRLKPGYRLELLSFKKDRSVTITRLGPGSLVVAEAGFEHHRWEVGEDEALRLLRDAIDREFPRSHQLRFSVRQDAGAE from the coding sequence GTGGGCATGATCTCGGCCTCCAATGCTGTGCGTACCGCGACCGGCATGATCCGGCGCCTCAAGCCCGGTTACCGGCTGGAGCTCCTGAGCTTCAAAAAGGACCGTTCCGTCACCATCACCCGTCTGGGACCGGGTTCACTGGTGGTGGCGGAAGCCGGCTTTGAACACCACCGCTGGGAGGTAGGGGAGGACGAGGCCCTCCGCCTCCTGCGGGACGCCATCGACCGGGAGTTCCCCCGCAGCCACCAGCTGCGGTTTTCGGTCCGGCAGGACGCCGGCGCGGAATAG